The Xylophilus rhododendri region GCGAGTTCGGCGAAACGCGCATGGATCCAGGGCGAGCGGCTGTGCGCCACGGGGTTGCCCATCACGCAGTAACGGTCGGCGCCGGATGGGGAGGAGATATCAGCGGACATTGGCTTCCAGGGTTGCGTCGCGGGTGAACTTGAAGCGCGAGACGACGACGATCTGGTCGACCTCGCGCAGCATCTGCGCATCGAAGGGGCCGAAGGGCCCGGCGGCGCGGGCGATGGATTCGGCGCGGCGGTCGAGCTGCTTGTTGCCGGAGCTCTGCACCACCTCGGTGGCGACCACCTGGCCGTCGCGCCGCACGGTGACGATCATGGTCAGCTCGCCGTAGAGCTTCTCGCCGCCGGCCTCGGGGAAGTGGCGGGTGCCGCGGTCCTCGATGCGGCGGCGCAGGGCGTCGTAGTAGATGGCGTAAGCCACCTCGCGGGTGGCCGGGCTGATGTAGCGCTTGCGCGGCCGGGCGTTCTCTTCGTTGATGCGGCGCTCGATCTCGGCCAGCAGCTTGACCAGCTGGCGGCGCCGCTCTTCCTGCGCCAACCGCTCGGGCGTGTCGGCGGCATGGAAGGGATCGGGCACGGGCAGGGCGGCGATCTCCTTGCGGATCACCGCCAGCAGCTGCTCCTGCTGCTGGATCAGCTGGTCGATCTGGCGGCGCGCTTCGTCGGCGCTGTCGCCGGCATTGGTCAGCGCGGAATAGGGCAGGGGCGAGCTGGCGCGGCCCTTGGCGGCCTCGCCGCCGCCGGCCAGCGAGGCCTGGGCGAGGGCCTGCGCCTGCGTGGGTTTCTCGTTGGAGCGGGCATTGACCAGCACCACCTCCAGCGGCGTGTCCTGGAACACCCGGTTGAAGGTTTCCGGTGCGCCGAAACGCAGCGCCAGCAGCACGCCGTGCAGCGCCAGCGAAACGCCGAGCGCGATCTGCAGGGTGCTGGGGCGGCGCACGGCGGGTCGGGCTTTCAGGCGGCGGCTGCGGGCGCGTCGGCCTGCGGCTCGGCATCGGCCATGTCGAGGGCGATGGCGATGGGGCCCGAGGCCATCGCTTCTTCCTCGTCGGCCGCGGCGTCGTCGGCATCCTCGATCTGCTCGGTGTCCAGGCGTTCGATGACGGTGCCGCTGACGTCGAGCGCGATGTCGTCGATCTCGCCCAGGCGCACCCGCACCCGGGCGCCGCGCGGCAGGCCCTGGGCGCCGAGCACCGGCAGCACCAGCGGCAGTTCGTCGGCACGCACCAGCAGGCTGCCGGCCGGGCCTTCCTTGATGACGGCGGCGGTCAGTTCGGTGATGCCGTTCTGGCGCAGGTACTCCAGCGTCCAGAAGCGTTCCATGCCCGACTGGTAGCCGTTGTAGGCGCTGTAGGCCGCGTCGAAGCTGGAGATGATGGAGAACAGCTCCGCATCCTTGGGCTTGAAGGGCGCGGCCAGGGCGGCGGTGCGGCCGTGGCGGGCGGCGGCGATGATCTGCCACTGGTTGACCAGGTCCACGTAGCGGCGCAGCGGCGAGGTGCTCCAGGCATAACTCGGCACGCCGATGCCGGCATGCGGCAGCGCCTTGGTGCCCATGCGCACCTTCACGCCCGGCGCCATGCTGGCCTGGCTGCGGTAGATGCCGGGCACGCCCAGCTCGCCGAGCCACTGGCCCCAGCTGCTGTTGGCCAGGATCATGGCCTCGGCCACGATCAGGTCGAGGGCAGTGCCCCGCTTGCGCACGCTGATGCGCACGGTCTCCTGGCCGGTGGGTTCGCCCTCGCCCTGGCCTTCGAGGCGGAAGTTGTAGTCGGGGCGGCTGAAGTTCTCGGGCTTGCCGCGCACCTGCTCGCGCCCGGCCTTGAGGTGGCGGGCCAGGCGGAACAGGAAACTCATCTCGGGGCGCAGCGCTTCGGCTTCGGCCGACTCGGCCGCGGGCTGGAAGGCCGGGTCGGTCAGCCATTCGTCGGTGACGGTGTCGTCGAGCCGGTCGTGGCGCAGGTTGGCGACCACCGGCACCCGCTCCAGCCGGGTCTCGCTGGACTTCACTTCCAGCGTGGCCTCGTCCATGGTCACGTAGAGCGACACGGCCGGGCGGGCCTGGCCGGCGCCCAGGGTGTAGGTCTGCACCACCGCATCCGGCAGCATGGTGATCTTGTGGCCTGGCATGTAGACGGTGGACAGGCGATGCCGCGCCACCTGGTCCAGCGCCGCGCCGGGCGCGAAGGCCAGGCCGGGTGCTGCGATGTGCACGCCCACGGTGACCGAGCCGCTGCCCAGGCCCTGGACGGACAGGGCATCGTCGATCTCGGTGGTCTGCGAATCGTCGATGGAGAAGGCCGACACGCCTTCGGCCAGGGGCAGCTCGTCGGGCACCGCCGGGGCTTCGAGCGCGGGGAAACCGGTGCCCTTGGGGAAGTGGTCGAACAGGAACCGCTTCCAGTGGAATTCGTAGGCCGAGGCGATGGCGCCGGCGCGGCGCAGCAGGTCCAGCGGATTGCTCTGCGTGGCGCGCGAGGCCTCGACCACCGCCTTGTATTCGGGCGCGTTCTTGTCGGGCTTGAAGAGGATCTTGTAGAGCTGCTCGCGGATCGGCGGCGGTGTCTGGCCGGCGGCGAGTTCCTTCGCCCAATCGTCGATCTGGCGCGCCAGGGCGGCCTTGCGTTCGATGGCCAGCAGGGCCTGCTGCACGATCTCGGGCGCGGCCTTGCGGAAACGGCCCTTGCCGGCGCGGCGGAAGTAGTGGGGGCCTCGAACAGGGTCAGCAGCATGGCCGTCTGTTCGGTGAGGCTGGCGGCGGCGCTGAAATAGTCGCGCGCCAGGTCGACGAAGCCGAATTCTTCCTCCGGCGCGAATTCGTAGGCCATTTCGAGTTCGATGCCGGCGGCGGTGGCCTGGGCATCGGCCAGGAGTTTTTCCGGCTCGGGTTTCTCGAACTTCAGCAGCAGGTTGGCGGCCTTGACCTTGACCCGTTTGCCCGAGGCCAGCTCCACCTGGGCGGAGGAGTCGGCTTCGGAGAGGATGCGGCCGGCCAGGAATTTGCCGGCTTCTTCGAACAGTGCGTACATGGGCGCGATTGTCCCATCTGGCCGGGGGCTGTCCTGCCGCCGGTCGTGCGGGATGTCAGCCCAGGCCGAGAAAGGCCTCGATGGCCGGCAGGTGCGCGGGGAAATCCGACAGGGCGTGGTCGCCGCCGGGCAGCACCGTGGCGTTGCCGCCGGCGCACCAGGCGGCCATCTCGCGCCAGTCGAGCACCTCGTCGCCCTGGGCGATCAGGGCCATGGTGCGAGCGGGGTCGGCGGGCGGTACATGGGCCAGGGCGCGCAGCTGGTCGACGAAGACCGGCTCGAAATAAAAGCGCTCGGCCGGATCGTGCCAGGCGGTCTGTTCACCGATGTGGCGGGCCAGGTCGCGCGCCGGATGAACGGCGGGGTTGATCAGCACCGCCTTGGCGCAGCCGGTGCTGGCCTGCACCCAGCCGGCGTAGAAGCCGCCCAGCGAGGACCCCACCACCGCCATCGTGGCGCGCGGCCAGCCCGCCGTGCCGGCCGCCACCATCGCCATGGCCTCGGCCGGCGAGGGCGGCAGCTGGGGGCACCACCAGACCAGGTCCGGATACCGGCTGCGCATCCGTTCGGCCATCAACACGGCCTTGGCCGAGCGGGGCGAGGAGCGGAATCCGTGGAGGTACAGCAGATGGGTGGTCGGACGCATGGCGGTTCAATTTTACATGAGTGGAAATCACACGGACTGCATTATGTGGGCATACGCTAACCGATTACCAATGATCTGATGCTTGATATGTCAAAGACTTTCAATCGCGATGCCTTGTCCGGTTTGATTGTTTTTCTGATTGCCCTTCCCTTATGTCTGGGGATTGCCCAGGCCAGCCATGTTTCGCCATTCGCCGGTATTTTGGCCGGGGTCATCGGCGGCGTGGTGGTGGGGAAGCTGTCCGGCTCGGCGCTTTCGGTGAGCGGCCCGGCGGCCGGGCTGATCGCGATTGTCGT contains the following coding sequences:
- a CDS encoding TonB family protein — protein: MKARPAVRRPSTLQIALGVSLALHGVLLALRFGAPETFNRVFQDTPLEVVLVNARSNEKPTQAQALAQASLAGGGEAAKGRASSPLPYSALTNAGDSADEARRQIDQLIQQQEQLLAVIRKEIAALPVPDPFHAADTPERLAQEERRRQLVKLLAEIERRINEENARPRKRYISPATREVAYAIYYDALRRRIEDRGTRHFPEAGGEKLYGELTMIVTVRRDGQVVATEVVQSSGNKQLDRRAESIARAAGPFGPFDAQMLREVDQIVVVSRFKFTRDATLEANVR
- a CDS encoding YqiA/YcfP family alpha/beta fold hydrolase, with protein sequence MRPTTHLLYLHGFRSSPRSAKAVLMAERMRSRYPDLVWWCPQLPPSPAEAMAMVAAGTAGWPRATMAVVGSSLGGFYAGWVQASTGCAKAVLINPAVHPARDLARHIGEQTAWHDPAERFYFEPVFVDQLRALAHVPPADPARTMALIAQGDEVLDWREMAAWCAGGNATVLPGGDHALSDFPAHLPAIEAFLGLG